The genomic interval AGCCAGGAAGCGATTACTTGAATATCAGACAATGTTAAGAGGAAAGTACCCATCCATGTCAGCTACGCCAGTGATACCTGATTCTGTTACATCAGTGCCACCACCAAAATCTGAAAGACCCAGCGTTCCATTAGAACATGAGGATCAAGGTCAGAGACCCAAACTGAGTCCTGACAAACAACCTGTACAGATCTCCAAATTAGAGCAAGATTCTCAGGTTTCAAGACAGAGTCGCTTTCCACAAAGACAGGTAGAAACAACTGAAGCATTAGTCACTTCAGATGTTTTAGCCAAGCAAGCTTTGGAATCAGAAGAACACCAAAAGCAACTCTCACAGACTGAAGTACAACAGAGAGACTACAAATTGGTCGCTAAAGATTCTCAAATGCTTTCAAGGGCTTTATCACATGATAAGCCACTGACAGTACAGGATGCTAGAGAAAGAGCTGAAACATCTGGGGCAACAGCTTTTCAAAGTTTAGACTCCCAGCAAGTGTTCTCAGAGAACAATGAAAGTGTATCTTCTAAGTTAATTGAACCATCTTCATTCTTACCATTGGTAGCTGAGCATTCTTTTAGTTCTCTGCCTACTAAAGTCGAGTCTGGAGAAATCCAGCAGCCCTCTTCAACTGCGAGCAAAGGTGTAGTTTCTGTAAGCCACTCTGTAGCTGGCCAAATGCAGGATAAGTCTTTGCCATTCTCAGAAAATATCATAGCCCAGCAAAGTAATTTGAAGGCTCTCCAAGAACAGTTAGACCTACGGAAGGAAGTTCTTCGGACAAGACAGGAAGCTCAGGAACAATTGCTTTTGTGTAAACAGAAAGAGTTGGAAGGGCAAACtggcctttctgtattccttCCTTTAGTACCTCTGAATTCATTTGCTTCACTGCCTTCAGCCCAAGCTGAGTCAAGGAGAAtccaggaatcttctccaaccaAGAAAGAGACTGGTGTTTCCTCAGGCCATCCTGGGGTCCCACAACTTCAGGATaggcttaatttaaaatttttccaagaaCAGTTAAAAACGCAGAGGGACAGCCTTCAGGCTAGGCGGGAAGCCCAGGAAGTATTATGTGTGCATAAACAGAATGAGTTGGATGGGAGAGTATGGGCTGAACAGACTGGGTCCTCTTCTCTCCCACCTCAAGTAGCTCAGCATACATTTACTTCACTGCCTTCTGCTGGTCCTCAGTCTGGAAAAATCCAGGACCAGTATTCATCTAAGACTGAGAAGGAGCATTTCTCAATCCAGACTGAAATGCCCACATCTCAGGATGGGTCTTTAGGTTTCCCACAACAGTTCCAACCTTTGCACGATTGTTTGAAGTTGCTCCAAGAGCAGCTGATTACACAGAGGGATGCTCTCCAGGCCAGGCATGAAGCCCAAGTGGAATTACTTTCACGTAAACAAAGGGATTTGGAAGACGCTAAGTCTGTGCAGATGAGTTCTTCGTTCCTGCCAGTGGTCACTCAACATTCACTTGCTTCACAAGTTTCAGCTAAAACTGAGCCTAGGAGAATTCAGaacttttatttctctgagaGGGATAGTGTTATTCCCTCAAATAATTTGGTAATGCCAGCATCTCAGGATGCGTCTCTTAGTTTTCCACAGTATAGTCTGCCACGGCAGGAAAATTTAACAGCACTCCACAATCAGTCACACGTTCAGAGGGTAATACTTGGCGATAAACAAGAAACTCAGGAATTTGTACACAAACAAAGTGAATTAGAAAAAATTTTCCCTTCTGAACAGACTGGCACTTCTTTGTCTCAGGGAGCTGAATCTGAAAGATGCCAGGAATACATGTCATTCAGGAGTGACAGTACTTTTCCCTTGAGCCACTGGAAGATCCCAAGATCTCAGGAAAGACTTCTGGGATTTTCACGACATACACAACCTCTGCAAGGTAATTTGGAAGGACAGCAAGAACAGTTAGACAGAGAAGAGGAGGCCCTTCAGTTCAGCCAGAGATCCCAAGGGAATGTATCTTCTGGACAGATTTGCCCCTCGTTCACACCCCGGTTAGGGCAGCTCTCTCTTACTTCATTGCCTTCTGCTGAATCTCGGGAACCTCTTTCAGCAGAGAGTGAGAGTAGAACTCCTTCAAGCCGTTTTCACATCCCGGTGTTGCAGGATAGACTTTGGAAGTTATCACAGCTTATACAGCCTCAGCAAGATAACCTGAAGTCACTCCAAGAACAGTTAGCTACACAGAGGGAAGCCATCATTCAGTCTAGGCAGGAAGCTCAGCAAGAATTTCTTTTGCACAAACAGGGTGAGTGGAAGGGAAGAGTGTCTCCAGAGCAGGTTGGCACCTCCTCCTTCCTACCCCAAGTCATACAGCCTCTTGCTCCATTACCTCCTAGTAAAGCTGGTAGAATCCAAGAACCTTGTTCAACTAAGAGTGATAATATAGTCTCCTCAGGTCATTCTGAGATACCAAGGTTGCCTGATAGACTTTTAGGTTTACCACAGCCTGTTTTGCCTCAACAAGATTATCCAGTCACATTTCAACAAGAACATTTGTATGCCCAGACAAACCCCCTTCCATGTAGCGAGAAAATCCAAAGAGAGTTGGTTTTGCCCAGACAATATACACTTGAGGGAAAGTCACCTAAGCATTTTGTCCAACCTCACCATGGTGATTTAAAGGCCTATCAACGGCAGTTAGATATACagagggaagtccaagaagaaTTCCTTTTGCAAACACTAAGTAAATTGGAAAAAGGGGTCTCAGCTGAGCAGACCACCACCTCTTCATCCTTATCCCACGTAGCACTGCCTGTTGCTGACTCTAAAGGAATGCCAAAGTGTTTTCCAGCCAGAAGTGACCTTGCTGTTTCCTCAAGTCATCCTGAGATTCTTAGACCTCAGGAGAGGCCTTTGCATTTATCCCAGGCTGTTTTGCCTCAGCAAGACCATGTGTCCACACAGTTGGGCCTTCAGGGTGAAGTGCTACGTTTTAGTGAAAAGGCCCAGGAAGAACTGCTAAGAGGCAATCACACAAAACTGATTGAAGGTGATGCTTCTGGGCAGCCTGTGCCCTCTTTGTTTCTACCCAAGGAAAGAGAACATTCGTTTATTCCACTACCTTTTGCTGAGGTAAAATCTCAAAACATACGTGAATTGTATTCAGCCAAGATTGAATGTGCAGCTCCCTCTAGTGCTTCTGTGAGCCCAAGACTTCAAGATAGAATTTTGAGTTTTTCACAACCCATCTTTGCTCAGCAAGATAACTGGGGACTTCAGAAGCAGTTGGAGCTACAAAAAGAAGTTCTGCCTTTTAGTCAGAAAGCCCAAGAAGTATTGCTTGTACCAACACAGACAGCCTTGCAGCAACAGACACACAAACATCGGGAGACTCTGAAGGATTTCTTCAAAGACAGCCAGGTATGTATTAAACTTGAATATCTAAGAATGAAACATCACCAGTAACCCGATGACTCAGGTAACTCAGCCAAACTACTTATTTTACTCCTAGGCTGAAATAATAAGTTATTAGTTATTGAGAATAAGTGGTTTGAACTTAACTGTGCTTTAATTTTCTACCTTAAATAACATgggatttaaaacataaaaattcatcTGCCTTGCATGGTGTTTATGAGGTTAATAGTTATTTGAAGCCCAACTAATTTCAGCCAGTAGTTTGATACAACCAAATGCAAACATCATTAAAAATGTAGGCCGTGTTTTGAAGTTTTGTCATAAAGAGTTTTGAGCTTACCACAAGATTAAATTGTAAAATAACTAGTTAGCAGAATTTCTCTTAGGCAAATAGCAGACTTTGCTTTCTCTAGAGCATTTTGTTGACATTTGTATAGAATCAAAATGAGTACCATCTTTTTCTTTAAGTGACAGTACTAACACCTGGTATAAAAGTGGTGTGATTTTAGGCTCATGGACATTTGGACCTGCTGCTGTGACTGAATTGTTGAGAGGACTCTGGTTTCTATTCATAGTTTCTCTATATGGGAGACAGGGTATCTCCCTATATATGAATGTGtctattgtattttaaaagactgtTTCCTAAATTTATGAGTTAGCCTGAACAGAATTCTATAGTTCTTTTGATGCTCAGGAGAAGTTTGAATTCATGAGAATGTGAGGTCTAGGGATACTCAAATCTAATCTTGAAAGGTGCAGTGGAGGCTGTTTTTGAGGTTCCAGGCTGTGACTGGTGGTTCTTTTCAGTGGAATTACTACCCTTTCAATATTAGAagtacttctaatttttttttaatctatagatAAATTTGTAATAATGTAGTTGGAGCTGTTTGTTTGCTTGAGGTACTAATTGAAGGAGTTACAAATCTAATAACTTCTTCACATGACCcttcatcctgtgtcatccccacCCTCATCTATCTACTTTTTCAGGAAAGTAAGCCCACAgttgaaaatgattttgaaacccaGAAGCTCCAAGAATGGCTTCCTCATCTCCACGATCAAAAAAACATTGGTCCTGCAGACAGGAGCAACTGTGATGATTATCAGCTCCTTTCAGAAGGTAGTAATGCCAAGCAAAGTGGCAAGATACTAATAATTGCATTCTGTTGTACTCATTATCCTGATGATGATTCTTTGCTTTCACCTCCTGCACTTGCTAATTGAAGAAGTTCATTGGGTTAACAGATCTGTATTGTGCCTGACTTTGTCTTTTGACTTGATAGGTGTGCATCAGGACAAAGAACTGGGTAGGAAATCCTCAAAACCACCTGTAGCAAAAATAAGAGGTGGATTGGACTTGAACCAACATGAACTTAGTGCCATACAAGAGGTAGAATCACCAACAAGTGGCAGAACTTCTATACTAGGTAAAAAGTTGGTttgataaaatgattttttaatagtTTGCTAGTTTTCTATAGTTATTTCAGGATGCTAAATATTTTGTGGCTGTTGAAGAAACGTAGACCGTGAGTACTcatgaaggggaaaaagtggtttatataaactattttaaacGTGGACTTAAAGAAATACATCATTAGGTAACTAAATTCTTTATATATGGGAGAAAGCAATTTATTGTAGACAAAAATTCTTTGTTCTCCTTATTCTGACATTCTtgcttccctctgctgctgctaggttgcttcagtttgtgtctgactctgtgcaaccccatatatggcagcccaccaggctccgccgtccctgggattctccaggcaagcacactggagtgggttgccatttccttctctggttccTTCCTAAACCGGTTTCTTTAGGACataactcttttttcttttttttttttctctctctcttttcccgtGCTGCTGTTTCACCTCAGTACCTTCACTGCTCTTTTCCTGTATCTTTCACAGGATAATTATGGTGCTTAAAATCCTGGCTCTAAGAAcatgtatatttcttttctgtGCTTCTTCAGAGATCCAGTTATCTGGAAAAATTTCTTCTGGTGATCCttaataaaagctttattttcattttataattgtttttagattttatacTCAACCAGATAGTTTTATTGATCAAATTTATCAAAGCAGACTCTTTGAAGGGGGAAAATAAGCTTTGTTAATAGAAGGGTGCATGGAAGTTTACTATTGATACTAGCTATTTAGGtcttgtgaaagttgctcagtcatgtctgactctttgcaaccccatggactgtatagtccctgaaattctccaggccagaatactggagtgggtagcctttcccttctccaggggattttcccaacccagggattgaacccaggtctcctccattgcaggcagattctttaccagctgagccacaagggaagcccatttaggtCTTAGGCCATAAAATATTGTACTTTTGTTTCTGGCTAAAAGAGTTTAAGAAGGTAGAGATTCTGAATAACTCTTGAGTCAttccacattttgttttcttcttaatgtcttaTGGAAATTATAACATAAAGTAAGTATTCTGTTCATTACTAGGCTTTGGAAgttttgcttcattttgcactATCTGGTAAACAAAACTATTCAGGAATAGAATGGTGATTGCCCTGATTCAGATTGAGCATTGGGAATTTCTCACCATTGATTCCTGTAAATTAATGAGTTGTGTTTGAGATTGCAAAAATGTCCTCTTGCTTAGAAGGGAATGCTATATATTCCTTCACCTACACCTCCTTATCCTTTAGCCCTTTTTCAATGAAAAGTACCCGATGTAAGTCTTaacagtttccttgtctgtaccTCTCCAACACCCAACAGATTACCAGCTCTTTTCAGTTCTAGATGATCCACTCTGTTTCCATTCCCACTACCGTTTCTAGTTGATTCACTTGTTTCCATTCCCACTACTACCCTTTTAATTCAggctgtcatttctttcttttttttttttaatttattatttttttaatttaaatttatttattttaattagaggctaattactttacaatattgtattggttttgccatacatcaacatgaatccgccacaggtgtacatgtgttcccaatcctgaaccccgctcccacctccctccccataccatccctctgggtcatcccagtgcaccagccccaagcatcctgtatcctgcatcgaacctggactggcgattcatttcttgtatgatattacacatgtttcaatgccattctcccaaatcatcccccctccctctcccacagagtccaaaagactgatctatacatctgtgtctcttttgctgtctcgcatacagggttattattaccacctttctaaattccatacatatgcctTAGTatcctgtattggtgtttttctttctggcttacttcactctgtataatcagctccagtttcgtccacctcattagcaatgattcaaatgtattctttttaatggctgagtaatactccattgtgtctatgaaccatagctttcttatccattcatctgctgatggacacctaggttgcttccatgtcctggctattataaacagtgctgcagtgaacattggggtacacgtgtctctttcaattctggtttccttggtgtgtatgcccagcagtgggattgctgggtcgtatggcagttctatttccagttttttaagtaatctccacactgttctccatagtggctgtactagtttgcattcccaccaacagtgtaagagggttcccttttctccacgtcctctccggcacttattgcttgtagacttttggatcgcagccattctgactggcgtgaaatggtaccttatagtggttttgatttgcatttttctaataatgagtgatgttgagcatcttttcatgtgtttgttagccatctgtatgtcttctttggagaaatgtctgtttagttctttggcccattttttgattgggtcatttgtttttctggaattgagctataggagttgcttgtatatttttgagattagttgtttgtcagttgcttcatttgctattattttctccgattctgaaggctgtcttttcaccttgcttatagttacAAACCCCCATGTCTCCCTGTTTCCAGCCTAGCattactttcattcatttttccatgGTGTACTCAGAGTAATTTGCCTCTATTGCCCTGTGTTTAAAACTCTTTGGTAGTTTCCCCTTGACTGGAGGGTAAGTCTAAACTAAGTCTTAAGTCCCCAACTTCATCCACCAGGGCCTTCATGATCTTGCTCTCTCCCTTCAGGGTTGAGTTTGGTGCCACTTTGTGGCATAAACTTTGCCTGGACTATCATGTGTCCTTCTCGTGTGCTCTTTGGGAGCTTTCGTCATAGCCTTTATCACACTTCTTTGGGCAGTAATTTAATCACATAATTAAAGGCAACTAGTGCTAAAAGATTACAGCATGAAACAGTATTTCTTCTTGCCCCTACACACCCCTCACCCCTTAATCCTACTCACCAGACACAGTCACTTTTCAAGCCTCCTTCGTGCTTCTTCTTGTATTTGCTTCTGTAGTTGGCAGTGGATTTTAGTAAAAACTAAGCCAAATACTAAACACcactaaaataatttcagatcacatcattttctctatttgtggGAACACCTTTTAGTTGGAAATTGAatgatacattcttttttttttaattgaaagataattgctttacagaattttgttgttttctgtcaaacctcaacctgaatcagccataggcacacatatatcccctcccctgaacttccccccaccttcccccacaTCCCACGCCTccaggttgacacagagcccctgtttgtttcttagccatacagcaaattcctgttggccaTCCACcccacatatggtaatgtaagtttccatatttCTCTttgcatacatctcaccctctcctcccctctccccatgtccataagtctattctctatgtctgtttctccattgctgccctataagtaaattcttcagtaccatttttctagattccgtatatatgcattagaatacgatatttatctttctctttctgacttacttcactctgtataataggttctaggttcatccgtgTCATTAGAACTGACCCgaaggcattcctttttatggctgagtaatattccattgtgtatatgtaccacaacttctttatccattcatctgttgatggacaactaggttgcttccatgttctagctattgaaaatagtgctgccatgaaaaatgggatacatacgtctttttaaattttggtttcctcagggtatatgcctaggagtgggattgctgggtcattggCAGTTTTATTCCTtgttctttaaggaatctccatactgtcttccataatgACTGTACAATTtaatccccaccaacagtgcaagagcattcccttttctccacaccctctccaacatttattgtttgtagactttttgatgatggccattctgcctggtgtgaggtggtatcttcttgttttaatttgcatttctctaataatgagtgatattgagcatcttttcatgtgtttgttagccatctgtatgtcttctttggagaaatttctgtttaggtctttttcccactttttgattgggttatttgtttttctggtagtgagttatatgagctgcttgtatattttggaaattaatcctttgtcagttgtttcatttgttgttaatttctcccattctgagggttgtcttttcactttgcctatagtttcctttgctgtgcaaaagcttttaagtttaatcaggtcccacttgtttacttttgtttttatttccattactctaggagatgggttggtcatagaggatcttgctttgatttatgtcaccaagtgctctgcctatgttttcctgtaagagttttacagtttctggtcttacatttaggtctttaatccattttgagtttatctttgtgtatggtgtaggaagtgttctaatttcattcttttatatgtagctgtccagttttccaggcaccatttattgaagaggctgtctttgccccattgtatattcttgtctcctttgtcaaatataaggtacccataggttcatgggtttatttctgggctttctatctttttccgttggtctatgtttctgtttttgggccagtaccatactgtcttgataactgtagctttgtagtataacctgaagtcaggaaggttggaTCCTTTAGCTCCATtcatctttctcaagactgctttgtctcttcagggccttttgtgtttccatatgaattgtgaaattttctgttctagttctgtggaaaatgccattggtaatttgatagggagtgcattgaatctatagattgtatttggtagtatagtcattttcacaacatagattcttcctacccaggaacatggaatatctctccatctgtttatgccatctttgaaatctttcattagtgtcttataattttctgtgtacatttcttttgtctccttaggtaagtttattcctagatatttaattcttttgttgcagtggtgaatgggattgattccttagtttctcttactgatttttcattgttagtatatagaaatgcaagtgatttctgtgtattgattttgtatcctgaaactttgctaaattcactgattagctctagtaattttctgataatatctttagggttttctatgtacaatatcatgtcatctgcagactgagaactttacttcttcttttccaatctggattcattttaattctttttcttctccgattgctgtagctaggacttccagaactatgttgaacaatagtgggga from Bos indicus x Bos taurus breed Angus x Brahman F1 hybrid chromosome 29, Bos_hybrid_MaternalHap_v2.0, whole genome shotgun sequence carries:
- the CEP295 gene encoding centrosomal protein of 295 kDa isoform X6; the encoded protein is MTEVTAARRWPPRSRPNGCSEAAVGRAAGPSVSEPRFLRPGFRLPEPSYLKYYMKMKRKGVNAGKLRLSPNEEAFILKEDYERRRKLRLLQVREQERDIALQIREDIKQRRNQQFTRLAEELRTEWVESQTQKIKNLEKLYLASLRNMGEGHQQAKENEPDLNALAHRAAERKKKAEMRHKEALKVQKNQKEMLMKQKTWHIKARKEALLVEKERSAKIASLPPPPPALFENVEVKKTNVKTNSSTYHHLCTFVNREVDTKQPDPHLAAEEEAKRLEELQKQAAQEKMEQSEKAHARGFQAMRKIHLAQNQEKLMKELQQLQQEDLARRRLMVARMPPQLVELPYKRSEMKEDWQRELEFAFEDMYNADRKVKGNLILHLEPEPLPAVIDQIQDEELDLSMEHESLGETENIPMTEAETAHSSEADVPSAVKTHQIASKILFKKLLNKIRSQKSLWTIKSVSEEEGEMITTVSEAESKALTVESGATVSEDRTLSSGQEQVVESDMLTIDSGPLTSEDKPLSFSTDSEKEQEMKTTQPLIAPSSILLHPQEEAVRVRMAARQKQIMEIEEQKQKQLELLEQIEQQKLRLETDCFRAQLEEEKRKKTQQTGVSTAPTSYTICSDEDRHRQMIHIYQQQLLQQNRFHKQSVETARKRLLEYQTMLRGKYPSMSATPVIPDSVTSVPPPKSERPSVPLEHEDQGQRPKLSPDKQPVQISKLEQDSQVSRQSRFPQRQVETTEALVTSDVLAKQALESEEHQKQLSQTEVQQRDYKLVAKDSQMLSRALSHDKPLTVQDARERAETSGATAFQSLDSQQVFSENNESVSSKLIEPSSFLPLVAEHSFSSLPTKVESGEIQQPSSTASKGVVSVSHSVAGQMQDKSLPFSENIIAQQSNLKALQEQLDLRKEVLRTRQEAQEQLLLCKQKELEGQTGLSVFLPLVPLNSFASLPSAQAESRRIQESSPTKKETGVSSGHPGVPQLQDRLNLKFFQEQLKTQRDSLQARREAQEVLCVHKQNELDGRVWAEQTGSSSLPPQVAQHTFTSLPSAGPQSGKIQDQYSSKTEKEHFSIQTEMPTSQDGSLGFPQQFQPLHDCLKLLQEQLITQRDALQARHEAQVELLSRKQRDLEDAKSVQMSSSFLPVVTQHSLASQVSAKTEPRRIQNFYFSERDSVIPSNNLVMPASQDASLSFPQYSLPRQENLTALHNQSHVQRVILGDKQETQEFVHKQSELEKIFPSEQTGTSLSQGAESERCQEYMSFRSDSTFPLSHWKIPRSQERLLGFSRHTQPLQGNLEGQQEQLDREEEALQFSQRSQGNVSSGQICPSFTPRLGQLSLTSLPSAESREPLSAESESRTPSSRFHIPVLQDRLWKLSQLIQPQQDNLKSLQEQLATQREAIIQSRQEAQQEFLLHKQGEWKGRVSPEQVGTSSFLPQVIQPLAPLPPSKAGRIQEPCSTKSDNIVSSGHSEIPRLPDRLLGLPQPVLPQQDYPVTFQQEHLYAQTNPLPCSEKIQRELVLPRQYTLEGKSPKHFVQPHHGDLKAYQRQLDIQREVQEEFLLQTLSKLEKGVSAEQTTTSSSLSHVALPVADSKGMPKCFPARSDLAVSSSHPEILRPQERPLHLSQAVLPQQDHVSTQLGLQGEVLRFSEKAQEELLRGNHTKLIEGDASGQPVPSLFLPKEREHSFIPLPFAEVKSQNIRELYSAKIECAAPSSASVSPRLQDRILSFSQPIFAQQDNWGLQKQLELQKEVLPFSQKAQEVLLVPTQTALQQQTHKHRETLKDFFKDSQESKPTVENDFETQKLQEWLPHLHDQKNIGPADRSNCDDYQLLSEGVHQDKELGRKSSKPPVAKIRGGLDLNQHELSAIQEVESPTSGRTSILGKPDFYQDRDPLRVSISREQSFLGSPLDRDPFGHLHPVAQENICGDDSDKAVKVKEAVVENYAVLSYAVEREGHTYLDPNVKLDVKAETQEIYHEPLSSITVSTGSFLSYENIDLSLTEPESFPEHVDHREQEPPAGKEEETNVLSSRVPSTQDIYQRQDSQDIHKPLLCAVETLTSGQTHIQQMRDNYINETNLMTEKTDFRVDFDFPELEHNFPNLHRQLFKPLEPHPDFDLLSCFSGISQDSKDFNQRSGSSCESLRATPSPKSMASFTALRRASLHSSNTSLNQQPDPNLACDTAQSFAVEDIEGSEQSFRQLRPEYSSQEGSQHADLPSIFSIEARASSQDVENQNCSSEHELLQNKQKSVHFQLSVGNLQSSVFNSSGEANVFHQLNLQHGTTCGSTSSEWSIKDQPEGRKERLGFEKLSERLDTVLQGQGLTDDKKETCDLNPHIEETDSHLCVRTVEMGTSIQIPYSLTVQNEKCLQDSTMAGIPTIVGNPSQLAQSELFVNSGSFSLQRSIPVWETESGHGIMEEPELTLTSTSDISIAEMDFANLTLEEKRENEAKSCFQIIPSIS
- the CEP295 gene encoding centrosomal protein of 295 kDa isoform X7 gives rise to the protein MEQSEKAHARGFQAMRKIHLAQNQEKLMKELQQLQQEDLARRRLMVARMPPQLVELPYKRSEMKEDWQRELEFAFEDMYNADRKVKGNLILHLEPEPLPAVIDQIQDEELDLSMEHESLGETENIPMTEAETAHSSEADVPSAVKTHQIASKILFKKLLNKIRSQKSLWTIKSVSEEEGEMITTVSEAESKALTVESGATVSEDRTLSSGQEQVVESDMLTIDSGPLTSEDKPLSFSTDSEKEQEMKTTQPLIAPSSILLHPQEEAVRVRMAARQKQIMEIEEQKQKQLELLEQIEQQKLRLETDCFRAQLEEEKRKKTQQTGVSTAPTSYTICSDEDRHRQMIHIYQQQLLQQNRFHKQSVETARKRLLEYQTMLRGKYPSMSATPVIPDSVTSVPPPKSERPSVPLEHEDQGQRPKLSPDKQPVQISKLEQDSQVSRQSRFPQRQVETTEALVTSDVLAKQALESEEHQKQLSQTEVQQRDYKLVAKDSQMLSRALSHDKPLTVQDARERAETSGATAFQSLDSQQVFSENNESVSSKLIEPSSFLPLVAEHSFSSLPTKVESGEIQQPSSTASKGVVSVSHSVAGQMQDKSLPFSENIIAQQSNLKALQEQLDLRKEVLRTRQEAQEQLLLCKQKELEGQTGLSVFLPLVPLNSFASLPSAQAESRRIQESSPTKKETGVSSGHPGVPQLQDRLNLKFFQEQLKTQRDSLQARREAQEVLCVHKQNELDGRVWAEQTGSSSLPPQVAQHTFTSLPSAGPQSGKIQDQYSSKTEKEHFSIQTEMPTSQDGSLGFPQQFQPLHDCLKLLQEQLITQRDALQARHEAQVELLSRKQRDLEDAKSVQMSSSFLPVVTQHSLASQVSAKTEPRRIQNFYFSERDSVIPSNNLVMPASQDASLSFPQYSLPRQENLTALHNQSHVQRVILGDKQETQEFVHKQSELEKIFPSEQTGTSLSQGAESERCQEYMSFRSDSTFPLSHWKIPRSQERLLGFSRHTQPLQGNLEGQQEQLDREEEALQFSQRSQGNVSSGQICPSFTPRLGQLSLTSLPSAESREPLSAESESRTPSSRFHIPVLQDRLWKLSQLIQPQQDNLKSLQEQLATQREAIIQSRQEAQQEFLLHKQGEWKGRVSPEQVGTSSFLPQVIQPLAPLPPSKAGRIQEPCSTKSDNIVSSGHSEIPRLPDRLLGLPQPVLPQQDYPVTFQQEHLYAQTNPLPCSEKIQRELVLPRQYTLEGKSPKHFVQPHHGDLKAYQRQLDIQREVQEEFLLQTLSKLEKGVSAEQTTTSSSLSHVALPVADSKGMPKCFPARSDLAVSSSHPEILRPQERPLHLSQAVLPQQDHVSTQLGLQGEVLRFSEKAQEELLRGNHTKLIEGDASGQPVPSLFLPKEREHSFIPLPFAEVKSQNIRELYSAKIECAAPSSASVSPRLQDRILSFSQPIFAQQDNWGLQKQLELQKEVLPFSQKAQEVLLVPTQTALQQQTHKHRETLKDFFKDSQESKPTVENDFETQKLQEWLPHLHDQKNIGPADRSNCDDYQLLSEGVHQDKELGRKSSKPPVAKIRGGLDLNQHELSAIQEVESPTSGRTSILGKPDFYQDRDPLRVSISREQSFLGSPLDRDPFGHLHPVAQENICGDDSDKAVKVKEAVVENYAVLSYAVEREGHTYLDPNVKLDVKAETQEIYHEPLSSITVSTGSFLSYENIDLSLTEPESFPEHVDHREQEPPAGKEEETNVLSSRVPSTQDIYQRQDSQDIHKPLLCAVETLTSGQTHIQQMRDNYINETNLMTEKTDFRVDFDFPELEHNFPNLHRQLFKPLEPHPDFDLLSCFSGISQDSKDFNQRSGSSCESLRATPSPKSMASFTALRRASLHSSNTSLNQQPDPNLACDTAQSFAVEDIEGSEQSFRQLRPEYSSQEGSQHADLPSIFSIEARASSQDVENQNCSSEHELLQNKQKSVHFQLSVGNLQSSVFNSSGEANVFHQLNLQHGTTCGSTSSEWSIKDQPEGRKERLGFEKLSERLDTVLQGQGLTDDKKETCDLNPHIEETDSHLCVRTVEMGTSIQIPYSLTVQNEKCLQDSTMAGIPTIVGNPSQLAQSELFVNSGSFSLQRSIPVWETESGHGIMEEPELTLTSTSDISIAEMDFANLTLEEKRENEAKSCFQVSEFLPLLSETENSDYPAMSEHPLERPTVCGETFSRCTAAPESLQEAFIKRKKAFIERSSQRQKEIKDKVHASGYSQTKTITEKTTGSFVSDLKGMSKVRVSLPEDKKTAQPHTHKRAVGLYLQLAEMRKQKEDKAKQDAHAQNRARTKEFHKVSSIPYIPPTFHV